One part of the Streptomyces nigra genome encodes these proteins:
- a CDS encoding 3-hydroxyacyl-CoA dehydrogenase NAD-binding domain-containing protein, with protein sequence MSTTAELLKGAAELFPDEVVTSAHVRHLDLPFGAGRFALITLDNGFDHTKPTTFGPQSLANLDKAIDQVEAEAAAGDIVGVGITGKPFIFAVGADLKGVELLKEHKDALAIGKGGHEVFKRLSGLAVPTFAYYNGAAMGGGVEVGLHCAYRTVSKALPAFSLPEVFLGLVPGWGGCTILPNLIGAEKAVQVIIENSLNQNKQLKGQQVFDLGIADALFEGADFLEQSLIWTAQVLKGDIEVERPVIDRGEAWDQAVAKGRFIADSKVHGAAPAAYRALDIIAAAKNGDLQQGYDAEDKALADLIMGGELRAGIYAFNLVQKRGKRPAGAPDKNLARPVTKVGVVGAGLMASQLALLFLRRLEVPVVLTDIDQERVDKGVGYVHAEIDKLLGKGRINQDKANRLKALVSGVLDKAEGFADADFVIEAVFEEIGVKQQVFAEVEAVAPAHAIFATNTSSLSVSEMASKLKHPERVVGFHFFNPVAVLPLLEIVRGEKTDDASLATAFAVAKKLKKTAVLTKDAPAFVVNRILTRFMGEIQNVIDEGTPVEVAEKAVEPLGLPMSPLVLLELVGPAIGLHVSETLNRAFPDRFTVSPNLAAVVKAGKRGFYVYDSGKPELDPEVAALLKQGDTVLTEEQVRDRVLDAVAQEIGIMLDEGVVAEAQDIDLCLITGAGWPFHLGGITPYLDREGVSERVNGKRFLAPGVASVPA encoded by the coding sequence GTGAGCACCACCGCTGAGCTCCTGAAGGGCGCGGCCGAGCTGTTCCCGGACGAGGTCGTCACGAGCGCGCACGTACGCCACCTCGACCTGCCGTTCGGCGCCGGGCGCTTCGCCCTGATCACGCTGGACAACGGCTTCGACCACACGAAGCCGACCACGTTCGGCCCGCAGTCGCTGGCGAACCTCGACAAGGCCATCGACCAGGTCGAGGCCGAGGCCGCCGCCGGTGACATCGTCGGCGTCGGCATCACCGGCAAGCCGTTCATCTTCGCCGTCGGCGCCGACCTCAAGGGCGTCGAGCTGCTGAAGGAGCACAAGGACGCGCTGGCCATCGGCAAGGGCGGCCACGAGGTCTTCAAGCGCCTCTCCGGTCTCGCCGTGCCGACCTTCGCGTACTACAACGGCGCCGCGATGGGCGGTGGCGTCGAGGTCGGTCTGCACTGCGCGTACCGCACCGTCTCGAAGGCGCTGCCGGCGTTCTCGCTGCCCGAGGTCTTCCTCGGTCTGGTCCCCGGCTGGGGCGGCTGCACGATCCTGCCGAACCTGATCGGCGCGGAGAAGGCCGTCCAGGTCATCATCGAGAACAGCCTCAACCAGAACAAGCAGCTCAAGGGGCAGCAGGTCTTCGACCTGGGCATCGCCGACGCCCTCTTCGAGGGCGCGGACTTCCTGGAGCAGTCGCTGATCTGGACCGCCCAGGTACTCAAGGGCGACATCGAGGTCGAGCGCCCGGTGATCGACCGCGGTGAGGCCTGGGACCAGGCCGTCGCCAAGGGCCGCTTCATCGCCGACTCCAAGGTGCACGGCGCCGCCCCGGCCGCCTACCGCGCCCTCGACATCATCGCCGCCGCCAAGAACGGCGACCTGCAGCAGGGTTACGACGCCGAGGACAAGGCGCTCGCCGACCTGATCATGGGTGGCGAACTGCGCGCCGGCATCTACGCGTTCAACCTGGTGCAGAAGCGCGGCAAGCGTCCCGCCGGCGCCCCGGACAAGAACCTGGCCCGCCCGGTCACCAAGGTCGGTGTCGTCGGCGCCGGTCTGATGGCCTCCCAGCTCGCGCTGCTCTTCCTGCGCCGCCTCGAGGTGCCGGTCGTGCTGACCGACATCGACCAGGAGCGCGTCGACAAGGGTGTGGGCTACGTCCACGCCGAGATCGACAAGCTGCTCGGCAAGGGCCGGATCAACCAGGACAAGGCCAACCGCCTCAAGGCGCTGGTGTCCGGTGTGCTGGACAAGGCCGAGGGCTTCGCGGACGCCGACTTCGTCATCGAGGCCGTGTTCGAGGAGATCGGTGTCAAGCAGCAGGTGTTCGCGGAGGTCGAGGCGGTCGCCCCGGCGCACGCCATCTTCGCGACCAACACCTCGTCCCTCTCCGTCTCGGAGATGGCGTCGAAGCTGAAGCACCCCGAGCGGGTCGTCGGCTTCCACTTCTTCAACCCGGTCGCGGTGCTGCCGCTGCTGGAGATCGTCCGCGGCGAGAAGACGGACGACGCCTCGCTGGCCACGGCGTTCGCCGTCGCCAAGAAGCTGAAGAAGACCGCGGTCCTGACGAAGGACGCCCCGGCGTTCGTCGTGAACCGCATCCTCACCCGCTTCATGGGCGAGATCCAGAACGTCATCGACGAGGGCACCCCGGTCGAGGTCGCCGAGAAGGCCGTCGAGCCGCTCGGTCTGCCGATGTCCCCGCTGGTGCTCCTGGAGCTGGTCGGCCCCGCGATCGGTCTGCATGTCTCGGAGACCCTCAACCGGGCCTTCCCGGACCGCTTCACGGTCTCCCCGAACCTCGCGGCCGTCGTCAAGGCGGGCAAGCGCGGCTTCTACGTCTACGACTCCGGCAAGCCGGAGCTGGACCCGGAGGTCGCCGCGCTGCTGAAGCAGGGCGACACCGTGCTGACCGAGGAGCAGGTCCGCGACCGGGTCCTGGACGCGGTCGCCCAGGAGATCGGCATCATGCTCGACGAGGGCGTCGTCGCCGAGGCCCAGGACATCGACCTGTGCCTGATCACCGGCGCCGGCTGGCCCTTCCACCTGGGCGGCATCACGCCGTACCTGGACCGCGAGGGTGTCTCCGAGCGTGTGAACGGCAAGCGGTTCCTGGCGCCGGGCGTGGCCTCCGTCCCCGCGTAG
- a CDS encoding thiolase family protein, producing MPRTVRDVVFVDGVRTPFGKAGPKGIYHETRADDLVVKAIRELLRRNPDLDPKKIDEVAIAATTQIGDQGLTIGRTAGILAGLPQSVPGYSIDRMCAGALTAVTTVAGSVAFGAYDIAIAGGVEHMGRHPMGEGVDPNPRFVSEKLVDESALFMGMTAENLHDRYPTITKQRADEYAVRSQEKAAKAYADGKIQADLVPISVRRTNPEAGETGWGLVTADEPMRPGTTLENLSGLKTPFRVHGRVTAGNAAGLNDGATASLIASEDFARENNLPVKMRLVSYSFAGVEPEVMGYGPIPATEKALAQASLSIDDIGLFEINEAFAVQVLAFLEHYGIADDDARVNQYGGAIAFGHPLASSGVRLMTQLARQFEEQPEVRYGLTTMCVGFGMGATVIWENPHHKDAGGNK from the coding sequence GTGCCTCGTACCGTCAGGGACGTCGTCTTCGTCGACGGCGTCCGCACCCCGTTCGGCAAGGCGGGCCCGAAGGGCATCTACCACGAGACCCGCGCCGACGACCTCGTCGTGAAGGCGATCCGGGAGCTGCTGCGCCGCAACCCGGACCTGGACCCCAAGAAGATCGACGAGGTCGCCATCGCCGCGACCACGCAGATCGGCGACCAGGGCCTGACCATCGGCCGCACGGCCGGCATCCTCGCGGGCCTGCCGCAGTCCGTGCCGGGTTACTCCATCGACCGTATGTGCGCCGGCGCCCTGACCGCCGTCACCACGGTCGCCGGTTCGGTCGCCTTCGGCGCGTACGACATCGCCATCGCCGGTGGTGTCGAGCACATGGGCCGCCACCCGATGGGTGAGGGCGTGGACCCCAACCCGCGCTTCGTCAGCGAGAAGCTGGTCGACGAGTCCGCCCTGTTCATGGGCATGACCGCCGAGAACCTGCACGACCGCTACCCGACGATCACCAAGCAGCGCGCCGACGAGTACGCCGTGCGCTCCCAGGAGAAGGCCGCCAAGGCGTACGCCGACGGCAAGATCCAGGCCGACCTGGTGCCGATCTCGGTGCGCCGCACCAACCCCGAGGCCGGCGAGACCGGCTGGGGTCTGGTCACCGCCGACGAGCCGATGCGCCCGGGCACCACCCTGGAGAACCTCTCCGGTCTGAAGACCCCCTTCCGCGTGCACGGCCGGGTCACCGCGGGCAACGCGGCCGGTCTGAACGACGGCGCCACCGCCTCCCTCATCGCCTCCGAGGACTTCGCCCGCGAGAACAACCTCCCGGTGAAGATGCGCCTCGTCTCCTACTCCTTCGCGGGTGTGGAGCCGGAGGTCATGGGCTACGGCCCGATCCCGGCCACCGAGAAGGCCCTCGCACAGGCGAGCCTGTCCATCGACGACATCGGCCTGTTCGAGATCAACGAGGCCTTCGCCGTCCAGGTCCTCGCGTTCCTGGAGCACTACGGCATCGCCGACGACGACGCGCGCGTCAACCAGTACGGCGGCGCCATCGCCTTCGGTCACCCGCTGGCCTCCTCCGGCGTCCGTCTGATGACGCAGCTGGCCCGCCAGTTCGAGGAGCAGCCGGAGGTCCGCTACGGCCTCACCACGATGTGCGTCGGCTTCGGCATGGGCGCCACCGTGATCTGGGAGAACCCGCACCACAAGGACGCCGGAGGCAACAAGTGA
- a CDS encoding ribonuclease D, whose product MTDAQETAADTSLRTTGGGPPDDGGSSAAKAPIPLLEPREGIPPVIADEAALAEVIAAFAAGSGPVAVDAERASGYRYGQRAYLVQLRRAGAGTALIDPVACPDLSGLGAALADTEWVLHAATQDLPCLREIGMVPTRLFDTELAGRLAGFPRVGLGAMVESVLGFVLEKGHSAVDWSTRPLPEPWLRYASLDVELLVDLRDALEKELDRQGKLEWALQEFDAIASAPPAEPRKDPWRRTSGMHKVRRRRQLAVVRELWQTRDRIAQRRDVSPGKVLSDAAIVEAALSMPANAHALAALSGFGHRMGRRQLEQWQSAVDRAKELSEAQLPAPGQPVTGPPPPRAWADKDPAAAARLATARAAVSALAERLSMPQENLITPDTVRRVCWEPPESVSADSVARALSGHGARPWQVELVTPVLVAALSA is encoded by the coding sequence GTGACCGACGCCCAAGAGACCGCAGCAGACACTTCACTGCGAACCACCGGAGGCGGCCCTCCGGACGACGGCGGATCCTCCGCCGCGAAGGCGCCGATCCCTCTGCTCGAGCCCCGTGAGGGCATTCCGCCGGTGATCGCCGACGAAGCGGCGCTCGCCGAGGTGATCGCCGCCTTCGCCGCCGGCTCCGGGCCCGTCGCCGTCGACGCCGAGCGCGCGTCCGGCTACCGCTACGGCCAGCGCGCCTATCTCGTGCAGCTGCGCCGCGCGGGCGCGGGCACCGCGCTGATCGACCCCGTCGCCTGCCCCGATCTCTCCGGTCTCGGCGCGGCCCTCGCGGACACCGAGTGGGTGCTGCACGCGGCCACCCAGGATCTGCCGTGCCTGCGGGAGATAGGCATGGTGCCGACCCGGCTGTTCGACACCGAGCTCGCCGGGCGGCTCGCCGGATTCCCGCGCGTGGGCCTCGGCGCCATGGTCGAGAGCGTCCTCGGCTTCGTCCTGGAGAAGGGGCACTCGGCCGTCGACTGGTCGACCCGGCCGCTGCCCGAGCCCTGGCTGCGGTACGCGTCGCTCGACGTCGAACTGCTCGTTGACCTGCGGGACGCCCTGGAGAAGGAGCTGGACCGGCAGGGCAAGCTGGAGTGGGCGCTGCAGGAGTTCGACGCGATCGCGTCGGCGCCGCCCGCCGAGCCGCGCAAGGACCCCTGGCGGCGGACGTCCGGGATGCACAAGGTGCGCCGGCGCCGGCAGCTGGCCGTGGTGCGGGAGCTGTGGCAGACCCGGGACCGGATCGCGCAGCGACGCGACGTGTCGCCGGGCAAGGTGCTGTCGGACGCGGCGATCGTGGAGGCCGCGCTGTCCATGCCGGCGAACGCGCACGCGCTGGCGGCGCTGAGCGGGTTCGGGCACCGGATGGGCCGGCGGCAGCTGGAGCAGTGGCAGTCCGCGGTCGACCGGGCCAAGGAGCTGAGCGAGGCGCAGCTTCCCGCGCCGGGCCAGCCCGTGACCGGTCCCCCGCCGCCGCGGGCCTGGGCGGACAAGGACCCGGCGGCCGCCGCCCGCCTCGCGACGGCGCGCGCCGCGGTGTCGGCGCTGGCCGAGCGGCTGAGCATGCCCCAGGAGAACCTGATCACGCCGGACACGGTGCGGAGGGTGTGCTGGGAGCCGCCGGAGTCGGTGAGCGCCGATTCGGTGGCGCGGGCGCTGTCCGGGCACGGGGCCCGGCCGTGGCAGGTCGAGCTGGTCACGCCGGTGCTGGTCGCCGCGCTGTCGGCCTGA
- a CDS encoding response regulator transcription factor: MSVLLEQPASLVAYRPNKPTAMVVVADPRVRSTVTRHLWALGVRDVIEASSVAEARPRIGNPRDICVADVHLPDGSGLTLLSETRAAGWPNGLALSAADDIGAVRNALAGGVKGYVVTGTRTNVGLPTRPGAAPIGSAAARMHRRHPGAPSHPGGYRELSGREVEVLRLVAEGQSNKAIGVSMGLSALTVKSHLARIARKLGTGDRAGMVAVALRTGIIH, from the coding sequence GTGTCCGTTCTCCTCGAGCAGCCCGCAAGCCTGGTCGCCTACCGCCCGAACAAGCCGACCGCCATGGTGGTCGTGGCCGATCCCCGCGTCCGCTCCACCGTCACCCGCCACCTCTGGGCGCTCGGAGTGCGCGACGTCATCGAAGCCTCGTCCGTCGCGGAGGCTCGTCCCCGCATCGGCAACCCCCGCGACATCTGCGTCGCCGACGTCCACCTCCCCGACGGCTCCGGCCTCACCCTGCTGTCCGAGACCCGCGCCGCCGGCTGGCCCAACGGCCTCGCCCTCTCCGCCGCCGACGACATCGGCGCCGTCCGCAACGCCCTCGCGGGAGGTGTGAAGGGCTACGTCGTCACCGGCACCCGCACCAACGTCGGGCTCCCCACCCGCCCCGGTGCCGCCCCCATCGGCTCCGCCGCCGCCCGTATGCACCGCCGCCACCCGGGTGCCCCGAGCCACCCGGGCGGCTACCGCGAACTGTCCGGCCGTGAGGTCGAGGTCCTGCGGCTGGTGGCGGAGGGCCAGTCGAACAAGGCCATCGGCGTCTCGATGGGCCTGTCCGCCCTGACCGTCAAGAGCCACCTCGCCCGCATCGCCCGCAAGCTCGGCACCGGCGACCGCGCCGGGATGGTCGCCGTGGCCCTGCGGACCGGCATCATCCACTGA
- a CDS encoding DUF3000 domain-containing protein, with the protein MAAAQGRLSDGTGGADDAKGGEEADRNARSTAPPAFRAAVEALRGSRLRPQIEVEQTKAPQRLAPYAYALEATVVDGDQDLADGRLVLLHDPDGHDAWRGAFRLVTLVRAELEPEMAADPLLPEVCWSWLTGALQARGLSYGEPSGTVTRASSHYFGGLSERPAASQIEIRASWTPREGLGGVPDTAAHLTSWCDLLAQVAGLPPAGPGDASVVTLPQRRDPQAR; encoded by the coding sequence ATGGCTGCGGCTCAGGGAAGACTGTCGGACGGCACTGGCGGAGCGGATGACGCGAAGGGCGGCGAAGAGGCGGACCGGAATGCGCGCAGTACGGCCCCGCCGGCCTTCCGCGCCGCGGTGGAGGCGCTGCGCGGCAGCCGGCTGCGCCCGCAGATCGAGGTGGAGCAGACCAAGGCGCCCCAGCGGCTCGCCCCGTACGCGTACGCGCTGGAGGCGACCGTCGTCGACGGCGACCAGGACCTGGCCGACGGCCGGCTCGTGCTGCTGCACGACCCGGACGGGCACGACGCCTGGCGGGGCGCCTTCCGGCTGGTGACGCTGGTGCGGGCGGAGCTGGAGCCGGAGATGGCCGCCGATCCGCTGCTGCCGGAGGTCTGCTGGTCCTGGCTGACCGGCGCGCTCCAGGCCCGCGGGCTGTCGTACGGGGAGCCGAGCGGCACGGTGACCCGGGCGAGCTCCCACTACTTCGGGGGTCTGTCGGAGCGGCCCGCGGCCTCGCAGATCGAGATCCGGGCCTCGTGGACCCCGCGGGAGGGCCTGGGCGGCGTCCCGGACACCGCGGCCCATCTCACCTCGTGGTGCGATCTGCTGGCGCAGGTCGCGGGGCTGCCGCCGGCGGGCCCGGGCGACGCCTCGGTGGTGACGCTGCCGCAGCGCCGCGACCCGCAGGCACGCTGA
- the hemE gene encoding uroporphyrinogen decarboxylase → MSANQTPPSAPYDSAFLKACRREPVPHTPVWFMRQAGRSLPEYRKVREGIGMLDSCMRPDLVAEITLQPVRRHGVDAAIYFSDIVVPLKAIGIDLDIKPGVGPVVEQPLRTRADLARLRDLTPEDVSYVTEAIGLLTAELGATPLIGFAGAPFTLASYLVEGGPSRTYENAKAMMYGDPELWADLLDRLAEITAAFLKVQIEAGASAVQLFDSWAGALAPADYRRSVLPASAKVFDAVAGYGVPRIHFGVGTGELLGLMGEAGADVVGVDWRVPLDEAARRVGPGKALQGNLDPTVLFAGREAVETKTREVLDAAVGLEGHVFNLGHGVMPSTDPDALTRLVEYVHTRTAG, encoded by the coding sequence GTGAGTGCCAACCAGACGCCGCCTTCCGCCCCGTACGACTCCGCCTTCCTGAAGGCGTGCCGGCGCGAGCCGGTGCCGCACACGCCGGTGTGGTTCATGCGGCAGGCCGGGCGCTCACTGCCGGAGTACCGCAAGGTCCGCGAGGGCATCGGGATGCTCGACTCGTGCATGCGCCCCGACCTGGTCGCCGAGATCACCCTGCAGCCCGTGCGCCGGCACGGCGTCGACGCGGCGATCTACTTCAGCGACATCGTCGTCCCGCTCAAGGCCATCGGCATCGACCTCGACATCAAGCCCGGCGTCGGCCCCGTCGTGGAGCAGCCCCTGCGCACCCGCGCCGACCTGGCCCGGCTGCGCGACCTCACCCCCGAGGACGTCTCCTACGTCACCGAGGCCATCGGGCTGCTGACCGCCGAGCTCGGCGCCACCCCGCTCATCGGGTTCGCCGGCGCTCCGTTCACCCTCGCGAGCTACCTCGTCGAGGGCGGCCCGTCGCGCACGTACGAGAACGCCAAGGCGATGATGTACGGCGACCCGGAGCTCTGGGCCGACCTCCTGGACCGGCTCGCGGAGATCACGGCCGCGTTCCTCAAGGTGCAGATCGAGGCCGGCGCCTCCGCCGTGCAGCTCTTCGACTCCTGGGCGGGAGCGCTCGCCCCGGCCGACTACCGGCGCTCGGTGCTGCCCGCCTCCGCGAAGGTCTTCGACGCGGTCGCCGGATACGGCGTCCCGCGCATCCACTTCGGCGTCGGCACCGGTGAACTGCTGGGCCTCATGGGCGAGGCCGGCGCGGACGTCGTCGGCGTCGACTGGCGCGTCCCGCTCGACGAGGCCGCCCGCCGGGTCGGCCCGGGCAAGGCCCTCCAGGGCAACCTCGACCCGACCGTACTGTTCGCCGGCCGCGAGGCCGTGGAGACGAAGACCCGTGAGGTCCTCGACGCCGCCGTCGGCCTGGAGGGGCACGTCTTCAACCTCGGGCACGGCGTGATGCCGTCCACCGACCCGGACGCGCTGACCCGCCTCGTGGAGTACGTCCACACCCGCACGGCCGGCTGA
- a CDS encoding rhomboid family intramembrane serine protease encodes MVIPVHDVNPVSRTPHVTYALIIANVLVFLFMPGGGGSVAGESSLAQLCHLHAFLDQYAAVPRELIHGQLPGVVPTGAVGVGPDGPGCVFGPPDYDKSPVLSVFTALFLHGGWLHLLGNMLFLLIFGNNIEDRMGHVRFLLFYVVCGYVASYGFALLNDESTEPLIGASGAIAGVLGAYLVLYPRARVWVLVPFLIFLPLRLPAWLVLGFWFVLQAVYSNGDGVSDAGTVAYAAHIVGFLAGMAIAWPLRAGTPQPPEPRGLLFGRRARPGW; translated from the coding sequence GTGGTCATCCCCGTCCATGACGTGAACCCCGTGAGCCGCACCCCCCATGTGACCTACGCGCTGATCATCGCGAACGTCCTGGTGTTCCTGTTCATGCCCGGAGGCGGAGGTTCCGTGGCCGGGGAGAGCAGTCTGGCGCAGCTGTGTCATCTGCACGCGTTCCTCGACCAGTACGCGGCCGTACCGCGGGAGCTGATCCACGGTCAGCTGCCCGGCGTGGTTCCCACGGGCGCTGTCGGCGTCGGTCCCGACGGCCCGGGCTGTGTGTTCGGCCCGCCCGACTACGACAAGTCCCCGGTGCTGTCGGTGTTCACCGCGCTGTTCCTGCACGGCGGTTGGCTGCATCTGCTGGGCAACATGCTGTTCCTGCTGATCTTCGGCAACAACATCGAGGACCGCATGGGCCATGTGCGGTTCCTGCTCTTCTACGTCGTCTGCGGCTATGTGGCCTCGTACGGCTTCGCGCTGCTGAACGACGAGTCGACGGAACCCCTGATCGGCGCGTCCGGGGCGATCGCGGGGGTGCTGGGCGCCTATCTGGTGCTGTACCCGAGGGCCCGGGTCTGGGTCCTCGTGCCGTTCCTGATCTTCCTGCCGCTGCGGCTGCCGGCATGGCTGGTGCTCGGCTTCTGGTTCGTGCTCCAGGCCGTCTACTCGAACGGCGACGGCGTCTCGGACGCGGGCACCGTGGCGTACGCGGCGCACATCGTGGGCTTCCTGGCCGGCATGGCGATCGCCTGGCCGCTGCGCGCGGGGACGCCCCAGCCGCCGGAGCCGCGCGGCCTGCTGTTCGGCAGACGGGCGCGGCCCGGGTGGTAA
- a CDS encoding FAD-dependent oxidoreductase, producing MDMSAARGVRERLVVIGGDAAGMSAASQARRLRDAGELEIVAFERGHFTSYSACGIPYWVGGDVAGPERLIARTAEEHRARDIDLRLRTEVTEIDVAGRRVRARDLDSGDESWTSYDKLVIATGARPIRPDMPGVDAPGVHGVQTLDDGQALLDTLARTKARRAVVVGAGYIGVEMAEALINRGYEVTVVNRGSEPMSTLDPDMGRLVHEAMEGLGITMVDDAEVTKILTGDDGHVRAVATEDAEYPADVVVLGIGVRPETTLARAAGLPLGEHGGLLTDRAMRVRGHTDVYAGGDCVEVLDLVSGQERHVPLGTHANKHGQVIGANVGGGYATFPGVVGTAVSKVCDLEIARTGLREKDARRAGLRYVTATIESTSRAGYYPGASPMTVKMLAELRTGRLLGVQIVGREGAGKRVDIAAVALTAGMTVEQMTSLDLGYAPPFSPVWDPVLVAARKASKAVHGVS from the coding sequence ATGGACATGAGCGCTGCGCGGGGTGTGCGGGAACGACTGGTCGTGATCGGCGGCGACGCCGCGGGGATGTCCGCGGCGTCGCAGGCACGCCGGCTGAGGGACGCCGGGGAGCTGGAGATCGTGGCCTTCGAACGCGGCCACTTCACCTCCTACTCGGCCTGCGGCATCCCGTACTGGGTGGGCGGTGACGTCGCCGGCCCCGAGCGACTGATCGCGCGAACCGCCGAGGAGCACCGCGCGCGGGACATCGATCTGCGGCTGCGGACCGAGGTCACGGAGATCGACGTGGCCGGGCGGCGGGTGCGCGCGCGTGACCTCGACTCGGGCGACGAGTCCTGGACGTCGTACGACAAGCTCGTGATCGCGACCGGGGCGCGGCCGATCCGGCCCGACATGCCGGGCGTCGACGCGCCCGGCGTGCACGGTGTGCAGACCCTGGACGACGGCCAGGCCCTGCTCGACACGCTCGCGCGCACCAAGGCCCGGCGCGCGGTGGTGGTCGGCGCCGGGTACATCGGCGTGGAGATGGCCGAGGCGCTGATCAACCGCGGCTACGAGGTGACGGTCGTCAACCGGGGCAGCGAGCCCATGTCGACGCTGGACCCGGACATGGGCCGCCTGGTCCACGAGGCCATGGAGGGCCTCGGCATCACCATGGTGGACGACGCCGAGGTCACCAAGATCCTGACCGGGGACGACGGTCACGTCCGTGCCGTGGCCACCGAGGACGCCGAGTACCCGGCGGACGTGGTCGTCCTGGGCATCGGCGTCCGCCCGGAGACCACGCTGGCGCGCGCGGCGGGCCTGCCGCTGGGCGAGCACGGCGGACTGCTCACCGACCGCGCCATGCGCGTGCGCGGCCACACGGACGTCTACGCCGGCGGCGACTGCGTCGAAGTCCTCGACCTGGTCTCCGGCCAGGAGCGGCACGTCCCGCTGGGCACCCACGCCAACAAGCACGGGCAGGTCATCGGCGCCAACGTGGGCGGCGGATACGCCACGTTCCCCGGGGTGGTCGGCACGGCCGTCAGCAAGGTGTGCGACCTGGAGATCGCCCGCACCGGCCTGCGCGAGAAGGACGCGCGCAGGGCGGGCCTGCGGTACGTCACCGCCACCATCGAGTCCACGAGCCGTGCCGGGTACTACCCGGGCGCCTCCCCCATGACGGTCAAGATGCTCGCCGAACTCCGCACGGGACGGCTGCTCGGTGTGCAGATCGTCGGCCGCGAGGGCGCGGGCAAGCGGGTCGACATCGCGGCGGTCGCGCTGACGGCCGGGATGACGGTGGAGCAGATGACGTCACTGGACCTGGGGTACGCGCCGCCGTTCTCCCCGGTGTGGGACCCGGTCCTGGTGGCGGCCCGCAAGGCGTCGAAGGCGGTGCACGGCGTCTCCTGA
- a CDS encoding DUF4349 domain-containing protein — MRTRRSTRSVQALAGLLLAGALALTGCSGAGDDGVSSDSAAGGEAAQSDAKGVAPDGVTDSGSGGGARKQPTTAPKTAPTHIIRTASLTVRVKDVPEALDKARTTVENAGGYVGNETTTRGGDGHERTRVVLRVPVDRYAEVLDELEGAGKLVERSAKAQDVTDQVVDVQSRITSQRASVARIRELMDRATKLSDVVTLEGELSSRQADLEALLAQQASLKDRTSLATITLSLAETPVKKAAPKDDDPGFLDALAGGWDAFVTMLRWLAVVFGAVLPFLVAAALLVLLWVKLPRRSRRTVRPAAEDPMAAVGPVPTARPAPDATRAGDGQGGERH; from the coding sequence ATGCGCACACGGCGTTCCACACGATCCGTCCAGGCCCTCGCCGGCCTCCTGCTGGCCGGCGCGCTCGCGCTCACCGGGTGCAGCGGCGCCGGCGACGACGGTGTCTCCTCCGACTCCGCGGCGGGCGGCGAGGCCGCCCAGTCGGACGCCAAGGGCGTCGCCCCGGACGGCGTCACCGACTCCGGGTCGGGCGGCGGGGCCCGCAAGCAGCCGACGACGGCACCCAAGACCGCCCCGACGCACATCATCCGCACCGCCTCGCTGACCGTGCGGGTCAAGGACGTGCCCGAGGCGCTCGACAAGGCCCGCACCACGGTGGAGAACGCGGGCGGCTACGTCGGGAACGAGACCACCACACGCGGCGGCGACGGTCATGAACGCACGCGCGTGGTCCTGCGGGTGCCGGTCGACCGGTACGCCGAGGTCCTCGACGAGCTGGAGGGCGCGGGCAAGCTCGTCGAGCGCAGCGCCAAGGCGCAGGACGTCACCGACCAGGTCGTCGACGTGCAGAGCCGCATCACCTCGCAGCGGGCCAGCGTGGCCCGGATCCGGGAGCTGATGGACCGGGCGACCAAGCTCAGCGACGTGGTGACGCTGGAGGGCGAGCTGAGCAGCCGCCAGGCCGACCTGGAGGCGCTGCTCGCCCAGCAGGCGTCCCTGAAGGACCGCACCAGCCTCGCCACCATCACCCTGTCCCTGGCGGAGACCCCGGTGAAGAAGGCGGCCCCGAAGGACGACGACCCGGGCTTCCTGGACGCCCTCGCGGGCGGCTGGGACGCGTTCGTGACGATGCTGCGCTGGCTGGCCGTGGTGTTCGGGGCCGTGCTGCCGTTCCTGGTGGCGGCGGCGCTGCTCGTGCTGCTGTGGGTGAAGCTCCCGCGGCGCTCCCGCCGGACCGTGCGGCCCGCGGCGGAGGACCCGATGGCCGCGGTCGGCCCGGTGCCGACGGCCCGTCCGGCGCCGGACGCCACGCGCGCGGGCGACGGCCAGGGTGGCGAGCGGCACTGA